The sequence GGTTGGCCACCGCAGCGTAGACCATCGACAAGCCTAGGCCGCTGCGACTTGAAGAGCCTTTGGTGGAGAAAAACGGTTCGAATATTTGCGCTTTCACTTCGGCGGTCATCCCGCCGCCGTTGTCGGAGATCGTCAGCTTCACGAATTCCCCATGGCGATTGTGGGAATGGTTGTTGGCCTCGAACTCGGGCCGCAATTCGATGTTCTCGGCCGCAATCTCAAGCCATGGCGTTCCGTCCATCACGGCTTCGGGTTGCGCGTGCCTTTCACGAAGGGCGTCACGGGCGTTCAGACACAGATGCATGATCATGTTTTTGATTTGGCTTGCGTCGGCGTCTATTGGCCATAAATCCGGCGAAACGCGGATCCGCACGTGGAGGCTTTTGTCGAAGGTTGTGTGCAGCAACGAGCGGAGATCATGGATGATTTGCGCCAAGTCAACCGCGTCCCGGGCACTTGAACCGTCACGCGCCAGGTGCAGCAGGCGGTTGGTCAATTCCGAGGCCGCTTCGGCAGCGTCATACGCCGCGTGGATATTTTCCGCAGCGTCTTCGCCCTCCGCCAATTTGCTTTGCGCGGTCGATAAGTTGCCGATGATGTTGGTCAGGTAATCGGCGAAATCATGCGCCACGCCGCCGGCCAAAGAGCCCACGGCGTCCATCTTTTGGGCGTCGACGATTTGCTGCGCCACGGCCCGCTCGTCGCTGATGTCGCGGGCGATGCCGACCAGGCCGATGATTTCGTCCGTCTCGTCGCGAATCGGGGTCTTGGTGAATTGCAGCACGACTTCGTTTCCAGCGATCATGTACGTGCTTTCGGAACGAACCGTGACGCCTTGGTCTAGTACCTGCCGTTCCTCGATCGCCACGACCGAGCCGTGCTCCTGCCCGAGCAGGTCGATATTCGTACGGCCGATGACTTCGCTTTCGGTGCGGCCGGTAATATCGAGGAAAGCTTGGTTGACGCGCGTGAAGCGACCGTGTTGGTCCTTCACCACGATCAGGTCGACTGTGGATCTCATCAAAACATCAAAGAGCCGTGTGGCGGCCAGCAGCTTTTTTTGGGTTTCCAGCTCGTCACGCAAATCTCGGCCGATGCTTTGAATGACTACCTCACCCCTGGCGCTGACTGTGGCCGTCGTGGTGATCTCCATGGGAAGTTCGAGTCCGGTCTTGGTGACCAAAACGTCTTGGTAGGATGGAAGATCTTCACCTCGCAGCAAGCGTTCGAAACGATCGTGGCTTTCGGCCGCGTCCTTTTCGCGGACCATACGGCTCATAGGCTCGCCGATCAGCTCCTCGCGAGCATACCCGAGCAGATCGCAACCTGTTTGGTTGATATCGAGGATGATTCCCTGATCCGAGATGTGGGCCACGCAAAATGGTTGAGCATCAAAAAGTGCGCGAAAACGCAGCACGGCACGGGAATCTTTTTCTTCAAAATCAGCCGACATTCCTCACGTCTCCTATCGTGGCGGCCAAGCCGTATAGTACTAGAATAAGTTCGCCGAGATGATTTGTCGATGCTTCTTATCGACGACGAGGCAGGAAATCGGGTTTGGCGCGGTGTAAGGCTTGAAAGAGGGCATCCTTGGTTCCCGGGCGGGATTCCTCGATTTCTTCCAGCCACGATGCTAATTCGCTACGTCGCGTCGCGCCGTCTATCGGGCAGCCGGAGGGCTGTACGGGGAACTCTTGCTGGCGGTGCAACTTGGCCAGCCGGTCTTTGGGCAGCGCATACAG comes from Candidatus Lernaella stagnicola and encodes:
- a CDS encoding PAS domain S-box protein is translated as MSADFEEKDSRAVLRFRALFDAQPFCVAHISDQGIILDINQTGCDLLGYAREELIGEPMSRMVREKDAAESHDRFERLLRGEDLPSYQDVLVTKTGLELPMEITTTATVSARGEVVIQSIGRDLRDELETQKKLLAATRLFDVLMRSTVDLIVVKDQHGRFTRVNQAFLDITGRTESEVIGRTNIDLLGQEHGSVVAIEERQVLDQGVTVRSESTYMIAGNEVVLQFTKTPIRDETDEIIGLVGIARDISDERAVAQQIVDAQKMDAVGSLAGGVAHDFADYLTNIIGNLSTAQSKLAEGEDAAENIHAAYDAAEAASELTNRLLHLARDGSSARDAVDLAQIIHDLRSLLHTTFDKSLHVRIRVSPDLWPIDADASQIKNMIMHLCLNARDALRERHAQPEAVMDGTPWLEIAAENIELRPEFEANNHSHNRHGEFVKLTISDNGGGMTAEVKAQIFEPFFSTKGSSSRSGLGLSMVYAAVANHGGWIRVESEPGLGTDFIVFLPRGSADVVDDSAVSEQPTESEMKPDLTVLIIEDKEQIRAYYERVLVGEGYEVFSAGGGAAGWEILEAHGADIDLILLDLLMPEMSGKHFLEMMVQNDVSIPVLVCTGYPGDLARRELEHLGVADFLGKPFTPNRLRAKVRAVIDKHR